A genome region from Chelonia mydas isolate rCheMyd1 chromosome 24, rCheMyd1.pri.v2, whole genome shotgun sequence includes the following:
- the LOC102934233 gene encoding C3a anaphylatoxin chemotactic receptor — MEFIQILFLVLSGVAFLAGVPLNGYILFFTACHVERTASAVWFWSRAMTDFIFIIFLPLRFTSIFILDLNWAKMLSSTVTSFHMFSNAFLLTALSFDRYILVTCPEWTQNHRTPILVFRLIMGMWVLSAGFSLRYGDLWESVLSPANIRMNFQLDEGRVKAAIAIQFLVGFLIPFALILIPTIYIVLAAELRRNRLIQSTKPLKILLGLIPTFFLCWLPYHVFSFLQISATYPLNLLDIGSTFACVLTYFSSCLNPIFYLTMEEEFLRYQQHTLSPQTTDNSELELAE, encoded by the coding sequence ATGGAGTTCATCCAAATTCTCTTCCTGGTCCTGAGTGGCGTGGCCTTCCTTGCCGGGGTGCCATTGAATGGCTACATCCTCTTCTTCACCGCCTGCCATGTGGAGAGGACGGCCAGCGCCGTGTGGTTCTGGAGCCGGGCCATGACAGATTTCATCTTCATCATCTTCCTGCCCCTCAGATTCACCTCCATCTTCATCCTGGACTTAAACTGGGCCAAGATGCTGAGCAGCACTGTCACTTCCTTCCATATGTTCTCCAACGCCTTTCTCCTCACGGCCCTCAGCTTCGATCGCTACATCCTTGTGACATGCCCTGAGTGGACCCAGAACCACCGCACACCCATCCTGGTTTTCAGATTGATTATGGGCATGTGGGTCCTGTCTGCTGGTTTCAGCTTGCGGTACGGTGATCTCTGGGAGTCCGTGCTCTCACCTGCCAACATCCGCATGAATTTCCAACTGGATGAAGGGAGGGTGAAGGCTGCCATTGCGATCCAGTTCCTGGTTGGGTTTCTGATCCCATTCGCCTTGATCCTGATCCCAACCATCTACATCGTTCTAGCTGCcgagctgagaaggaacaggctGATCCAGTCCACCAAGCCACTAAAGATCCTTCTTGGCTTGATCCCGACCTTTTTCCTCTGCTGGCTGCCGTATCATGTCTTCTCCTTTCTGCAGATCTCGGCAACTTACCCTCTAAATCTTCTGGACATAGGAAGCACTTTTGCTTGTGTCCTGACATATTTCAGCAGCTGCCTCAACCCCATCTTCTACCTCACCATGGAGGAAGAGTTTCTGAGGTACCAGCAACATACATTAAGCCCCCAAACCACTGACAACTCAGAGCTGGAGCTGGCTGAATAG